The following proteins come from a genomic window of Nocardiopsis sp. YSL2:
- a CDS encoding nuclear transport factor 2 family protein translates to MHPFRAAVEARDPDAMAALLAEDVVFTSPVVFRPYPGKAITAAILRGVLRVFEDFRYEREIADPGGRDHALVFRARVGDREIQGCDFLHLDENGLIDEFTVMVRPLSAATALAEAMGAQFDRITREAAEDTRA, encoded by the coding sequence ATGCACCCGTTCCGCGCGGCCGTGGAGGCCCGGGACCCCGATGCCATGGCGGCTCTGCTGGCCGAGGACGTCGTCTTCACCAGTCCCGTCGTCTTCCGTCCCTACCCGGGCAAGGCCATCACCGCCGCGATCCTGCGCGGTGTCCTGCGCGTGTTCGAGGACTTCCGCTACGAGCGCGAGATCGCCGACCCCGGCGGCCGTGACCACGCCCTGGTCTTCCGCGCCCGCGTCGGCGACCGGGAGATCCAGGGCTGCGACTTCCTGCACCTGGACGAGAACGGGCTGATCGACGAATTCACCGTCATGGTCCGCCCGCTCAGCGCAGCCACCGCGCTCGCCGAGGCCATGGGCGCCCAGTTCGACCGGATCACCCGAGAGGCGGCGGAGGACACGCGGGCCTGA
- a CDS encoding CdaR family transcriptional regulator: MTFGSYQTRGAGHPARHIPPELASRMRPHLSTGTELVVKEIRRLFPEFDVPPDSDLGRRLTQGVTLAVERFWDLVAAPESTREPLLARFRDLGRDELRDGRNLDALQSALRVGSRMSFRFLTDHRETLGISPDTLFRIADAIFFHMDELAVASTEGYAEARAQRSEELDRQRGRLVRLLLNEPSAPPETIAHHARMLGWQLPQTAAAVVVADGENSEPGAPALPPDVLTDVTWLDAHLVMPDPDGPGRRRVLDAALAGRIAAIGPTVPLSRLPLSLRYAQKALELGQRGVLDTSGLIRCSDHLVALALFADRDLLDLLCRTRLAPLAALPQGQADRLAETLLAWLRHAHNANRVAEHLYVHPQTVRYRLRRIRELFGPDLDDAERRFELEIALYAHTLTRSADS, encoded by the coding sequence GTGACGTTCGGTTCCTACCAGACCCGTGGGGCCGGCCACCCCGCGCGGCACATCCCCCCGGAACTGGCGTCGCGGATGCGGCCCCACCTCTCGACCGGCACCGAACTGGTCGTCAAGGAGATCCGCCGCCTCTTCCCCGAGTTCGACGTGCCGCCCGACAGCGACCTGGGCCGCCGCCTGACTCAGGGGGTGACCCTGGCGGTGGAGCGCTTCTGGGACCTCGTCGCGGCCCCGGAGAGCACGCGCGAACCCCTGCTGGCCCGGTTCCGGGATCTGGGCCGCGACGAACTGCGCGACGGCCGCAACCTCGACGCCCTGCAGTCGGCCCTGCGGGTGGGGTCCCGGATGTCGTTCCGCTTCCTCACCGACCACCGCGAGACGCTCGGCATCAGCCCCGACACGCTCTTCCGCATCGCCGACGCCATCTTCTTCCATATGGACGAGCTGGCCGTGGCCTCCACCGAGGGCTACGCCGAGGCGCGGGCCCAGCGCAGCGAGGAGCTGGACCGCCAGCGCGGACGCCTGGTCCGGCTGCTGCTCAACGAGCCCTCGGCCCCGCCGGAGACCATCGCCCACCACGCCCGGATGCTCGGCTGGCAGCTGCCCCAGACCGCAGCCGCCGTGGTCGTGGCCGACGGTGAGAACTCCGAGCCCGGTGCCCCCGCCCTGCCACCCGACGTCCTCACCGACGTCACCTGGCTCGACGCCCACCTGGTCATGCCCGACCCGGACGGGCCGGGGCGGCGGCGGGTGCTCGACGCGGCGCTGGCGGGCCGGATCGCCGCGATCGGGCCGACCGTGCCGCTCAGCCGGCTTCCGCTCTCGCTGCGCTACGCGCAGAAGGCGCTGGAACTCGGCCAGCGCGGCGTCCTGGACACCAGCGGCCTCATCCGCTGCTCCGACCACCTGGTGGCGCTGGCGCTGTTCGCCGACCGCGACCTGCTCGACCTGCTGTGCCGGACCCGTCTGGCACCGCTGGCGGCGCTCCCCCAGGGCCAGGCCGATCGCCTGGCCGAGACCCTGTTGGCCTGGCTTCGCCACGCGCACAACGCCAACCGGGTGGCCGAGCACCTCTACGTGCACCCGCAGACGGTGCGCTACCGGCTGCGC